A window of Coffea eugenioides isolate CCC68of unplaced genomic scaffold, Ceug_1.0 ScVebR1_641;HRSCAF=1351, whole genome shotgun sequence contains these coding sequences:
- the LOC113758662 gene encoding uncharacterized protein LOC113758662 yields MTDLLAHVVEHQGQNPAPEPGNPGNHIEGEDRALQRFSKFSPPKFLGGPDLDVAEWWLEKMIDIFTALHCTEERQVTFAVFQLEGAARSWLSKFASELIVTEQRRIRRIVQGLNVEIQKDLAVAQLSDFSDAVEKAQRVESTRLQVRTFQAKKRAILGSSMGQDDTSTPPKLGKGTGGLRFPGMSSDASQRGSSSASHGPCGYCAKPNHMEDVCWKKGRKCLRCGSSDHQIANYPGRSREGSKNRQSTKTNSNQSKGKGTGPKVSTRVYSLESHQAPDPSKDVEGTIRHLC; encoded by the exons ATGACTGATCTTTTAGCTCACGTAGTCGAGCATCAGGGCCAAAACCCTGCTCCTgaacctggaaaccctggtaaccatatagaGGGGGAAGATAGGGCCCTCCAACGATTTTCgaagttctccccaccgaaattccttggaggaccagacctTGATGTGGCTGAGTggtggctagagaagatgattgatatttttACGGCGTTGCACTGTACGGAGGAAAGACAagtgacatttgctgtcttccaactggagggagcagcccgttcttg GTTGTCGAAGTTCGCTTCCGAGCTGATtgtgactgagcaaaggaggataaggcgtaTTGTCCAGGgcttaaatgttgagattcagaaggatctggctgtagcccaactgAGTGACTTCAGTGACGCGGTGGaaaaagctcaacgagttgaaagcaCGAGGTTGCAAGTTAGAACCTTTCAGGCGAAGAAAAGAGCTATTCTTGGAAGTAGCATGGGACAAGATGATACGAGTACACCTCCTAAGCTCGGAAAGGGAACTGGAGGGTTAAGATTTCCTGGAATGTCAAGTGATGCTTCACAAAGAGGCTCGAGCTCTGCTTCCCatggtccctgcgggtactgtgcAAAGCCGAATCACATGGAGGATGTCTGctggaaaaaaggaagaaaatgtctaCGTTGCGGGAGTTCAGATCATCAAATCGCTAATTACCCAGGCagatctcgagaagggagtaAGAATCGACAATCAACCAAGACCAATTCTAACCAGTCGAAGGGGAAAGGGACTGGACCGAAGGTGTCGActcgggtgtattccctagagTCACATCAAGCCCCTGACCCGTCtaaggacgtagaaggtacgatccgccATTTATGTTAG